The following is a genomic window from Benincasa hispida cultivar B227 chromosome 7, ASM972705v1, whole genome shotgun sequence.
ctgtgtatgaaagtctggatatgcatcttatggatgtagtcacagcatatttatatgaatctcgtaataatgatatttatatgagaatcccagaatgacttaagatacctgaaacatatacatcaaattcctcGGAATAGTATTTAATAGAGTTATAGAGATCACTagatggattgaaacaatcaggacaaATGTGGTACAATTGCCTgaatgtatatttatttaaagaatgatatcaaaataatccaatatgtctgtGTGTTTCATAAAGATATCACAATCCGGATTTGCTATcataactatatatgttgatgactgaagagctttcaaaggtaatataatatcttaagaaagaatttgagataatcttttaaaaaataaaattttgccttggtttgcaaattgagcatttagcacatggaatatttattcatcaatcaacttatataggaaaaattttgaaaagattttatatggacaaagcacatccattaaatattccaatggaaatCCGTTCAtttgatataaagaaagatatatttcgacctcgagaagataatgaagaacttcatGGTCCTGAACTACCAaatcttagtgtaattggtATATTTATGTATCTTGTTAATAATACAAAATCAGATATTAcatttcagtaaatttattagttagatatagttcttctcttacaaaaagacattgacacggaattaagcatatattctgttatctctgaggaacaatcgatatgggtttgttttattcaaataaatcaaattttgatatagttggttatgcagattctggatatttatttgatcaacacaaagctagatctcaaacatgttatctgttcacatgtggagtaACTACTATATCATGTCGATCGATAAAACAGACCATAACAgttacttcctcaaatcatgctgaaattcttgcaattcacgaggctagtcgagaatgtgtatggctaagatcaatgacttggcacattcgtgaaacgtgtggcttgtcttctaataaaaatcttccaacaatattatacgatgCAATACAACTTGCATAGcctaaatcaaaggaggatatattaaaggagataggactaagcatatttcaccgaaacttttctacactcatgatcttgaagaaaatggtgacatcactgtacaacaaatttgttcgaaggataacctgacttatttacaaagacattaccaaccgtaacttttgaaaaattggtgcacaatattAGAATGCGAcaactcagagatcttaagtgatgtttttgtgaaagggagtaaatatatcttattcttttaggagtatatgttagatgaaatatgtactctttttccttccccgattttttttcattgggttttttctagtaaggttttaacgatacatatatttcatgtatatatatgggcatctagGAGGGAGTATtgtaaatatcataaaaatagatgtcCAATGCCTAGTGTCCTAAAAGcatgtgtcatttttcatgttgtccatgtgtcttgtaataatttatgtttaatatccatgtaagtccacattcTACTTGTCACATTTGGTAGATCTTAAAATTATGCACATgagtgaaaataaataaataaataaatatatatatatatatatatatattatcctattttcataaaattatactttctatttttattattcctatttccataaaattataattttagttatttttaatttagtttttttataagtatagttatattttattattttattatgatattttatttatttattatgtttatatatatattatttacttCATATCCGTTAGGCTcaattgtgctcctcaatttcacaatacttttaatttttttttatattttattacaattattataattcGTTTTATCCCTATTTTAAAGATGCCACATCAATGAGTTGTTAACTATTAAATAGATTCTACTAATAGAGGACTAGAATCAAGCATTTTTTAAATACCAGGAACttgattgttcaattttaaaatctataagcTAATTTGAGACAATTCTCAAATCTTAGGAGTTAAAAGTGTAATTTAAATTCATATGTGCTCTAAAGTTGTGAGAGACGTTAAATGATAAGGATACTAAGGACGTTGTCATATCAACTCATTGATCTTTATAAAAATTGGTAATACCTAAATCGATCGAACTTCAAGTTGGGATATTAATTGATTTGTAATGTAactattcatttcattttactaattttagttattagaaaattattatGACTTTAAATGCATAATAATTTGACTCTCTTCTGTTGTGAATGAGGCGATTGTTAGTtgtacttattattattattattattattattattattattattattattattattattattattactacgaATGTGATAAGGTGGGTGAGGTTGCtttgatttttataattatagcACTTTCCTAAGGATAATTATCTCAATCTATAGCTATGTAATAATGGATATAAATTAAAGATTCTAAACATGACAtccacaaatattttttttatagtatgTGAGGGTGGGGATTGAATCTCTAGCTTCAATTGAACTATATGCATTTTGGTCTCACACGttcaaatttgttgtaaagaaaaaaataagaaataattgaaaaacatcTACTTTCAAGAACAGTATTTGGGTGTCTAATCTTCTAACAACCTCATCTATTCTATAGAAAAATGattcaaaaatattattttaaaaaatcacataaAAACTATACTTTTAACTATTTGGTGTGTTGTataaaaataagtataaatcaagatatattcaaatatttttctacttctagtttaaaaaattgtcaaatattcaaattttcttttaactctaCACGTTAaaacttgaaaaagaaaagaagcaaaaaagAAGTGGTTTGTCACGATTTAATTGATTTGATTAAACTTTGCCACAAGATTAAAAAGTTTCCTTCTGCTTTTACATGCTCACAAATCCTCCAACTTGATGATgctttattttctaaaaacattATAATTCTAGATATTTGATTGTCGAATCTAATTATTTACGTTTTTTTTGGAAGAAATATTAgataaatttatctttttaatagTTATtattgttcgtatttacaattgACCACATTATGatacatattttaattgatattcaatttatcaatttaatttagttcaacgttcaattttcactttttcttttcaaaaagatcaattaatcaataaaatctAACAACATTTAGAAATATTCATTGAAAAAAAACCCCACTTATACGACCTTCAATTCAATATAACAATTTACAATGACAAACTTTCTTTATTGTCATAAATTTCAATGTTTCTTCTCTTATAATCATAAATTTCAATGTCGCTCTTGTACCATATAACTTTTTCAATccactatttaaaaaataaaataaataaataaataaaaatcaaccATCCAATCCCATCTATTAAATAAATGCACATTCAATTGTCATTGTCATTAAAGCTAATAGTACTAGTTATTGCAATACTTAGAAATATAATAGTTGActtactttttaatttattctatcTACCTCTTTATTTTAGTTGAAGATTGAAGTTGGTTGGGAATGAATGTATTCTTTGGACTTCCCTTTcctctatttttcctttctattgtATTATCTTTCTCAATACCAATTAAATGCTACAGTCATTTCTTTATACAAGTTTGCCCTAATTCTTACAATAGTAATGATacaaaaaagaataagaatattACAAGTGGCACACTATGATTGGTGAGTGGTAAACGAATTTTAACTACCTTGGTGAGTCATCCCTTCTTCCTCCACCTTGgcttttccttttccatttcttatttcttctttaGCATCTCCCTTAATCTAGAGGGTACTCCAAGTACTCCTAGTTTGGCTTGTAATGTATAGAAATATGTGTTGCTGAGTGGCTTTGTGAGACAGTCAGCAAGTTGGTCGGTCGACGGTACATAGCGAATATTGATGTGTCCTTTGAGAATATGGTCGAATGAAGTGAAGATCAATTTCGATATGTTTAGTTCGAGAATGAAACACCGGATTTACAGCTAAGGCTCCTGCTCCTAGGTTGTCGCACCATATAGTAGGTCTAGTGTTGGACTTTAATCCCATCTCACTTAGTAGTTGTTAAAGCCAGAGGACTTCTGAGGTGGCATGAGCAAGTGCTCTGTATTCAGATTTAGTTCTCGACCTTGCTACCACTACTTGCTTCCTCGAGGACCAGAAGACGATGTTATTTCCCACAAAAGTACAATAGGCTACTACGGATTTTCTGTCATCAAAGTTGGATGCCCAATCGGCATCCGAGTAGGTAAAGATGTGGAGGTTCAGGCTCGGTTGAAATTATATTCCATAGTGTTTGGTGCCACTGATATACCGAAGCACCCTTTTTGTCGCTTGCCAATGGATATCAGTTGGGGATTGAAGGAACTGACTGAGTTGATTGACAGCATACGTGATGTCCGGCCTTGTGTGCGTTAAGTATTGAAGGGCTCCTATAGTACTTCAATGGATATCAGTTGGGGATTGAAGGAACTGACTGAGTTGATTGACAGCATACGTGATGTTCGGCCTTGTGTGTGTTAAGTATTGAAGGGCTCCTATAGTACTTCGATATATAAACGGTTCAGACAGAGGTTGGCTAGCGACTTTATACAGTATGCAACTTTGAACTGTTGGCAAGTGTACTGGTTTCACATCAGGCATATTAAGCTTTTGTAgtaaatcatcaacatacttCGACTGATTTATCAGAAGCCCAGATTTAAGATAGTGTACTTGAATTCCCATAAAATATCGAAGTTGGTCGAGGTCTTTAAGTGCAAAATGTATGTCCAGAGTTTGTATGAGATATTCAATAAGTTTAGTATTGTTACCTGTGACTATGACATCGTCCACATAGACAAGAAGATATATTACCAAGTATTCCTTGCGGTAGATGAATAGAGAAGTGTCGGATCTTGACTGATAGAATATCCACTATTTGAGAACAGAGCTGAGGGCAATATTCCAGGCCCGTGGTGCTTGTTTCATACCATATATTACCTTATCCAGCTTGCAAACGTGTTGTGGATACTGAGTGCTTACATATCCCGTGGTTGGCTCATATACACTTCCTCAGTTAGTCGTCCATTTAAGAATGCattattgaaattaagttgCCTCAGCATCCAATCGTGTGTTATAGCAGCACTGATGACTACCCGGATCGTTGAGGACTTCACCATAGGGCTGAATGTTTCAAAGAAATTGACTTTATAATGTTGATGAAAGCCCTTGGCTACCAGTCGGGCCTTATACCTTTGTATTGTGCCATCCATGTTCCTCTTGAGGCGAAATATCCATTTGTTCCCAACAACATTCTGAGATGGAGATGGAGGAACGAGTATCCATGTCTTATTTCTCATCAGTGTCATGTATTCTTCATCCATCGCCTTTTTCCATTGAGAGGTCGCAAGTGTTGTATTGATTCTGGTGGGCTCTGTTTGAGACCAATCAGTTGATTTGCTTGTGAGTCAGGCCTTTGGTTTAAATATATCAGCTTTTGCTCGAGTGATCATAGGATAAGTCGGAGCAGGTGGGGGGCGGGTGGTGATGATTGGCTGGGATAAGCTTGCAGAGGCTGAGGTAGAGTGAGGATGTAATGTCTGAGGCAGGGTTGGGCTGATATGGTCTTCAGAGAATGTTTGAGGTAGGGTCTCGGATGGGTGTTGGTGTGATGCATATGGTTGTGAGGATGTCTAGTTTATGGAGTGTAAGGTTTAGTCTGGTTGATAGGCTAGTTGTGCTTGAGGGAGAGACGGTGACTGAGGTAGAGTATTGAGGATTGGTTGAAGGCTCGGGACTATTGATTCATTGAGGTGTGTAGGTATGGGTGGGGTTGTCGCCTGGCCGATCGTGTTAGACGATGGATGGTCCACGATCGATGGACTCactgtgatcatcttgtctttgTTCTGCACAATCGGTCTACACGATGAGGACTgggcgatcatcttgtattttgcCTGTGTGATCGTTCTATACGATGAGTTCTGAATGATCGTGTTGTCTTTCGACTGGGCGATCGTTCTAAACGATGGAGACTGAACGATCGTATTGCCTGACATCTGGGCGATCGTTCTACAAGATGGGAACTGAACGATCGTATCGTCTGGCTTCTGGGCAGTCGTTCTACACGATTCAAACTACATAGGATCATACCTTAAATTCAAGGATATTTATAATAGATGGTAAAATAAggagaaaaatctaaaaatatatcacCTCTTTAATATGAAAGTGTCAACTAgtcaacatttgaattttttctaattttcaattttgtcttcTCTTGTCTTGTCTTGTTGCacaccttcttctttcctttcttttttgtatttttattttttattttttttttctttattcgatttttgtttttcccttttttctataATAATTATGAGGTTGGGTTTCGTACTcaagacttgaaagtactcaCAATTCATTAGTGACTTAATaccaacaagtcaatcatcaaatttgattattataacgaaacattaaatataaatagcaaatgaaaatggatttgaaagaaactattttttttagtccataaatttgcACCATGTAtagaaacatttcttaaaagtttgaaataagaaacgGGAATGgttattaaacaaatttatttctcaaaaaatgagaaatgcgAATGATATCAGATAGagcaatagtttttttttttctttttataggactttaagagtatgatgtctatcagaaataaacttgaaaaaatggcaTAGATTGCCTAAAATGAAGAGCACAAATTGAAATACTTGTGTATCTATTTATCGTAATATTTGTTTACAAAAGCAAATGAAGAGGAAGGGTTTGGTTTGGTTGTTCGTTGTTTTTACGGAAGTACCCTTGAAAGGTATCGAAAAGAAAAGGTACCGTATGAATGTTTGGAAAGGACAATGAAATGGACAATAAAGTGATCAGTAGCTTGAAATGGACAATAAAGTGGTCaatagctatcattgatagaagatactattgatagcatgttatcggtgatagaagatAACattgatagcacgttatcgatgATGGAAGCTACCATTGATAgtacgttatcggtgatagagagctatcactgatagcatgatatctaGAAGTGTTCAAAAACCCGATGACtcgaaaaaaccgatcaacccaacccaactcgcCCGTGCGGTTTGGGTTtgattatcaactcatttgggtttggttgggttcagataaatgaaaattttatgagttgggttggttcatgggtttacctaatataacccaaaccaacccgatttattattaactttaaaatatatatattttttgttacttataacacaagTATTTATGgatatattgatttaaattttatttagttccaatattttttaataatttattcttcaacaactcttaaaagtagtttttttgcactttagaaagaaaattttcactaaataaattgaaattgagtagttaattttaattcaatatatgaaaataattaaattagatttttacatatttatgttttacttctttttagaacaaaattctaaataaatgacccgattaacccgaaccaacccaacccaaatatttcatggttgggttgggtcattttttaataagggttatttgagttgaagaaatttacaacccaaacaattgagttgggtctaaaaagtctttcaacccaacccaacccaacccatgaacatcCCTAATGATATCAATGAGATCAATGATAGCATGATattagtgagatcattgatagcatgttatcagtgaaagaagctatcactgataatcaCGATATaagtgatattagtgataaCGGTGATAGAAATTAAGTGAAATCTATATTTCGAGTTTCTTTGAAAGTTTATAACTaattatagaagtctatcattgctAACCTTAAATGTTAAtattcaaggttgattctaattgatgaaagtctatcagtgatagcgacTGATAGCTACTATTAGTGATAGTCACGATtgaagattattagtgatagctactgtgttaatctttcaaagttgatagtcatttatgaaagtctatgtgatagccactaatatttttcCATCATTGGTGTAGCTCAATCTTTGAAAGTTATTGGTTTTCTTTCAATgttgataactacttataaaagtctatcattgatagtcacTGATAGTGTTAGCTGTTAATATTTtaaggttgattccaattgatgaaagtgtatcaatgatagccactgataactgatagcaaattaaaagctaacatttcaagattgtattaatatttctcaaattgaaagctaccactgatagtaATTATTAGTGATAACAGCTAATAGCAGTTATCTTTAGATATGTCCATTTAACCCGCGGAGCCGGGATCCTGTTGGGCCCCACACCCGAATGGGGTGGGGAATCCCCGATTAGAtggggaatgggggagggagcgAGGAGAAAATTTTTTCCGTTGGCTAAACAGGAATGGGGACGAGGAATATATTCTCCGACCCTGATCCCGCCcaaataaagttaattaattatatataactttttatttgatatatttatttcttattaagtagagattatgatatattattgtaatatttaaattttaatttttagaaattatgaaaactaaacattttaatcatatatttgttacatatgagtgagatatttaattatttaggtaaaagaaaattgatataGTGATTTGAgctaattattgtttttttgtaaaaaaaattcaaatggaaaaaaatttccCACGAATTCTCCATGGGAATCCCAGCCCCAATCCCCATGGGAAATTTCGCGGGGATGGAGGACGAGAAAACCATCCCTGACCCCGCCTCTttccgtggacatctctaactatcaatggttatcagtgataacaATTATCAATGGCTATccgtgatagctttcaatttgagaaaatcgggaAGAAACGAGCAAAATGGTGACTAGGCGTGGGTTTTTTCgtcttttactattttttgttctatatatgcaattattttatctttgtactacatattatattattttggttAGATGGGAAAGAGAAAATTGTTCTTTTaactattttatatatatatatatgcaattattataattctttttatcCCTATTTTAAAAATGCCACATGGAATCGTTAACTATTAAATATATTCTACTAACAGAGGACCAAAATCAAGCATTTTTTAAATACCAGGACTTGATTATTCAATGTTAAAATCCATAAGCTAATTtgagaaaaatctcaaatcttAGGAGTTAAAAGTGTAATTTAAAACCATATGTACTCTAAGGTTCTAGTGGTTGTGAGTGactttttaaacttatttaactgaaaaataaaagaatataaaacaTCCAACCattatcaattttttctttttttttttttttttttttttttttttttgcaaaagtaggatataaaaaaatcatttaagtTATATGGGACCTTTCATGAGTCTtttctaaaactattttcttatgttatctttaataatattttaagaaTGAGTTAAATGATAAGGATATTAGGGACACTATCATATCAACTTATGATCTGTATAAAAATTGGTAATACCTAAATCGATCGAACTTCAAATTGGGGTATTAATTGATTTGTAGTGTAACTATTCATTTctttttactaattttatttattagaaaattattatGACTTTAAATGCATTGGTCtgaatattatattagatttaTTAGTTTTGAGCACATTGAAAATGACGTGGGAGAGTAAATTTAATTTCAGGCtgaatattcaaaattatttttggaatgtGATGTTCATAATTATTCAAGTAGAAGTAATTTGACTCTCTTCTACTATGAATGAGGAGATtgttagttattattattattattattattattatggtgTTATTgagttctttttttaaaaaaatatttattacgAATTTGATAAGGTGGGTGgggttgatttgatttttataaCTATGGCACTTTCCTAAGGATAATTATCTCAATTTATAGTTTTATAATAGTTAATATAGATCAAAGATTCAAAACATGGTACCTCTTCTTTTTTATAATATGTGAGGATGAGGATTGAATCTCTAGTTTCGAAGTTGATAATATAAGTATCAAATCAATTGAACTACGTGTATTTTGGTCTCACACGTTCAAatttgttgtaaaaaaaaattcaaataaccTGAAAACATATCTTCCAACAACCTCATCCATTCTATAGAAAAAATGattcaaaaatattatttaaaaaatttttacataaaaaactGTAATTTAACTATTTAGTGTGTTgtataaaaataagtttaaatcgagatatatttaaatatttttctacttccaattaaaaaaaaaaaaaaaaaaaaaaaaagtcaaatattcaaattttctaATTCTACCCTTGAacgaaaaagaaagaagaaaaaaagaagtggTTTGTCACTATTTAATTGATTTGATTAAACTTTGCAACGGATTAAAAAGGTTCCTTTTGTTTTTACATGCTCACAAATCCTCCAACTTGATGAcgctttatttttaataattttataattctaGATATTTAGCTGTCTGATCTAATTATTTGTGTTTGTTTGGCAGAAATATTAGATAAACTTATCTTtgtaaaagttattattattcatACTTTGACCAcattataatacatattttaattgatattcaatttatcaaaatttaatttagttcaatgtttaattttcattttttcttaaaaaaatcaattaatcaataaaatctaacaacatttagaaatattcattaaaaaaaaccacTTATACAACCTTCAATTATAACCATTTACAATGACTAAAAATTTCTTTATTGTcataaatttcaacattttttcttttataaccATAAATCTCAATGTCGCTGTTGTGCCATAAAAATTTTgggatatttttataaataaaaaattttaaaaaatatttataccgtataacaaaaataattctaaaagtacatgtagtttttaaactttttactataaaggataaatatttttaaatatttttttatatttaaaaaagctcaaaactttttcaactcactattaaaaaaaaatccaatcccATCTATTAAATAAATGCATATTTTCATTGTCATTGGCATTAAAGCAAATAGTACTCGTCATTGCAATACTTTGAAGTATAATAGTTGTActtactttttaatttattccaTCCACCTCTTGATTTGAGTTAAAACATGTAtttgtttaaagaaaaaataaaacaaaaatataaattatatatatatataattgtatatataattaatgtaGCCTAAGTTGCAcccatctttttttttatacactTAGTTTATTTAATCACAATTTGTGATTTGTGAAACTTTTTTGTCAATAagctttaaaatattttcaattttttttttatatagtgaGAGTGAGTTGCAAAAAGATAATTGGAGGTTAAAATGCATCTAATTATTATTCTCTCCAAGAATCTTGGAGATAAAAggataagaaaatgaatttccaaatttaacccaaaaaagaaaacatacacACACAAGAAGATTTGTGTCATCCACAATGGATAATTTTGTTAAGCATAAATTAAAGAGGAAACAAGGTTCTAAAATCATGAAGACGAAATAAAGCAAGAACCAACAAGtttatacctttttttttctctccttgGACTCGTGAAATTTCTGGTTTTGTGAAACCCCAAACCAAACTACATGGGATCATACCTTAAATTCAATACAAACACAATATTCCATCTATTCAAATCCATTTAGGattgagaggaaaaaaatatcaaGTGGAAATATATGATGTCACAGCCACAGACAAATGAGAGTTTCATATAGATAAATACATCACAAAGGAAGCAAATTTGCAGATTATGCTAAACCCCAACTCCATATTTTCTTCTGTTTTATTAACTTTTgtgttatttcttttttttttttcttttcttttctttttttttttttttttttttttggtaattttgTGGAATTTTCTTAGAGCTTGACTACTTCAGGAATGTGAACCGGATACCTGTCGATGCAGTCAGCCCATGGCCCATCCGTTGGGGTTTTAATGGTTTTGTTGCATTTCCAAACCGCACTGTTGCATTTAAACCCACTCCCGAATGCAATTTGCCAAATCCGATCTCCTTTTTCATCCTCCCTTTAGCTTCGATGTAACCCAATTCATACCAGAGTGAAGACGACGACGTATTGCCCCACCGGTGAAGTGTCATTCTCGAAGCTTCCACGTGCTCCGTCGACAGCTGCAGATTCTTTTGCAGTTCATCGATCACCGCCCGTCCACCGGCGTGGATACAGAAATGCTCAAACGCTTGTTTGAAATCGGGGATGTACGGCTTCCATTTGGGGTTGAAGATTTTCCGGCCAATGAGTGTTAGAAGGAAAAGCAACTGCTCCGACGCCGGAAGAACGAGTGGGCCGATGGTTGTGATGTTGGATTTCAAAGCTTCTCCGGCTATAGCCATGAGATCTTTCGAAAGCGAAATTCCGACTTTACCCTCTTTGTCCTGTTCCTCGAATACGCACCGGTACGCTTTGTCGTCGGCTCCTTTGTGAGTTCGTACGACGTGAACCAACCGGTATTTGGCTCGACGACGCTCGGACCGGCGGTTCGAGAGAAGAATCGCGGCCCCACCCATACGGAAAAGGCAGTTAGGGAGAAGCATAGCTCTTTCGTTTCCTTGGTAATAATTTGGTGTAATAATTTCAGTACTAACCACTACAGCGTTGGAATTAGGATGAACTTGAAGCAAATCGCGAGCTAAATCAATGGAAATCAGCCCTGCACTGCAACCCATACCCGACAAATTAAAGCTCTTGATATTACTCCGAAGCTTGTATTTATTAATCACCATAGCAGAAAGAGACGGAGTGGGTGAAAACAAACTGCAATTCACAATTAGAATATCGATGTCTTTCGGCTTCAGCCCTGTTTTCTGAAACAGAGCATCCATGGCAGAGAAAATCACAAGCTCTGCTTCACCTCTAGCGGCTTCCATGGTTGGTTTAGGAGGGATGTAATGAATTGCAGGAGGCAAACAAGTCTCCTCTCCAAGACCAGAACGCTCGAGAATCCTCATCTGAAACTCAACGCTCTTGGGGTTGTTGCTAAGAATCA
Proteins encoded in this region:
- the LOC120081505 gene encoding LOW QUALITY PROTEIN: 3-ketoacyl-CoA synthase 6-like (The sequence of the model RefSeq protein was modified relative to this genomic sequence to represent the inferred CDS: inserted 1 base in 1 codon), whose amino-acid sequence is MPPISPDFSSSVKLKYVKLGYQYLVNHILTLTLIPLMLAIFIEVLRMGPDEILNLWKSLHFDLIQILCSSFFIIFVATVYFMSKPRTIFLVDYACFKPPVTCRVPFSTFMEHSRLILSNNPKSVEFQMRILERSGLGEETCLPPAIHYIPPKPTMEAARGEAELVIFSAMDALFQKTGLKPKDIDILIVNCSLFSPTPSLSAMVINKYKLRSNIKSFNLSGMGCSAGLISIDLARDLLQVHPNSNAVVVSTEIITPNYYQGNERAMLLPNCLFRMGGAAILLSNRRSERRRAKYRLVHVVRTHKGADDKAYRCVFEEQDKEGKVGISLSKDLMAIAGEALKSNITTIGPLVLPASEQLLFLLTLIGRKIFNPKWKPYIPDFKQAFEHFCIHAGGRAVIDELQKNLQLSTEHVEASRMTLHRWGNTSSSSLWYELGYIEAKGRXEKGDRIWQIAFGSGFKCNSAVWKCNKTIKTPTDGPWADCIDRYPVHIPEVVKL